In the Panulirus ornatus isolate Po-2019 chromosome 57, ASM3632096v1, whole genome shotgun sequence genome, one interval contains:
- the LOC139766116 gene encoding centromere protein V-like, translated as MDRDLVRHHGGCHCGSVRFEVLAPAHLTVIDCNCSICVKKQNKHFIVPLSHFKLVKGHDILKTYTFNTHKAKHNFCSNCGVQPFYIPRSNPDGYGIAPHCLDEGTVKKITHEKFDGKNWEKTIEKKSHIINYSKDNKK; from the exons ATGGATCGCGATCTTGTTCGTCACCACGGGGGCTGCCACTGTGGGTCAGTCAGGTTCGAGGTGCTGGCCCCCGCACACCTGACAGTCATAGACTGCAA CTGCAGCATCTGCGTGAAGAAGCAGAACAAGCACTTCATCGTTCCCCTCAGCCACTTCAAGCTGGTCAAGGGCCACGACATACTCAAGACCTACACCTTCAACACCCACAAGGCCAAGCACAACTTCTGCAGCAACTGTGGCGTCCAGCCCTTCTACATCCCCCGCTCCAACCCAGACGGTTACG GTATAGCGCCTCACTGCCTGGATGAAGGAACCGTTAAGAAGATAACGCATGAGAAATTTGACGGCAAGAACTGGGAGAAGACAATAGAGAAGAAATCCCACATCATAAACTACTCTAAGGACAATAAAAAGTAA